Below is a genomic region from Erigeron canadensis isolate Cc75 chromosome 7, C_canadensis_v1, whole genome shotgun sequence.
ACAAATAGGAAACAGGATTGGTTTCGTGtttacatttttcaattttcacttATGATATATGCGGTTATATATCTTGGATTATGGTGGTGCTAAACTTTAGTATTATTAGACTAGTGTAATTGTgttcaaattaaatttaaattcttttgatatttttatcattttatgttaCATGTATATTTCTTTTACAAAACATATCACGTGAATCACCTCATTTTTTTGACTTTAGCCAATGAAAACGGTAGACTTTTGATTTTTGAGGAACAACTGCTGTCGATAATAACATGATGTCCTTTACAGCTGAGGAGTTCGGAGATTTTATTAAATCCAACGACCATCTTTGACTTTAACTAATAATCATAGATCGACATGTGTTACTTGTAAGAAGACTACCAACAGTAAAACGAATTTTTACCATTACTACTGCATTACATCAATGATAATCATATTTGCATAGAAATCgattattgtaaaataattaatgttaaagtaaaataGATGGTATATAAAGCCCACCCTGTGAttctaatgaaaaaaaaaaatactcgtataattttttatgcacattaTAAACTACCCATAAAGGttcttataaacaaaatcaatatatatataaaactttatatatggGAATAGCCACACATTTGGACCACAACTTTTATCTTAACGACATTGACTCATTATATATGGGAATAGCCAAATGAAATAATATACGTACTGTTAGtgtttatatgaaaaatacGTGGCTATCATGTGTGAttgtttctgttttttttctttttcgatCATGTCCGCTACAAAGATTGTACAAGAGAAATATATCGAATAACATAATCCAAATTAGATTATTATAACAAGGTGTAGCATCAATTCTTGCATCTTTTGTAAACATGAAAGTACGTGTTTACAATAGGAAAAAACCAATTGCAACAATACAAAATTTTCAGTAACTCGATGATCTTCAATTATCCTACAAGTTGACACAATTTCTAGATGTTGTAACCGCGCCATCTACAACAAGGTTATGACCACTCACATATCTTGACTCGTCGCTAGCAAGATAAAGAGCCGCTTCGGCTATATCTCTAGCTTTTAAGGTCGTACCTTTCAAGTTCCCTAAACTATTTACAAAGTTCTCAgtcttttcaatttctttttcgcTAGGTAACTTGAAACGCATTTCCAGATCATCTTCAGCTTCTTCAACGTCGTCGTGTGATCTCCATGCATTGACAAGCATAGATGTCGCGACCCCAAAAGGTGAAATGCAATTAACTCTAATCCCATGTTTTCCCAATTCACATGCTGCATTCTTTGTTAGCCCAACAATCGCATGCTTTGAAGCTGTATATGTGTGTGGCCCCATTCCACCCATAACGCTGGCTACACTAGCGGTTGAAATGATGCATCCACTCCCTCTAGGGATCATAACCCTAGCGGCGTGTTTCATCCCTAAGGCGACTCCTTTCACATTCACATTCATTACTTTGTCAAACTCATCTACATCGAAATTAACAATGCTTTTGTGCTTGGTCTGGTTTCCAAGCACGCCAGCATTGTTAAACAAGATATCAATTCGTCCGTAACGAGAGATTGTTGAGTCAATTAGGTTTTGAACTTCGGTTTCTATGCTTACATCGCAATGAACATATGTAGCTAAAGGAGACAATGAACTAGCGAGTGCAAGTCCGAATTCATCATTGATATCCGCTATGACTACTTTTGCACCATGTTTGATAAACAATGTCACGGTGGCAGCACCAATCCCTCCGGCCCCACCAGTAACAATTGCAATCTTTCCTTCCAACCTATAAAAACATTTGGGTGTTCGTACGTAGACATTAGTGTACGTATATACTGTAATATggtccaaaatccaaaaaattaaTCAAGATTTTGAGAAAACAAAAGAAGCACAACACTGAGTAGTACATGAACAATAATGTCACTTTTTAGTCAGATTAATTTTAGGAACCAGACGAAACAAATATGATGATAAGGTTCAATTCTAGATTCTAATATTATAcgagtatgttttttttaacggcCAACAAAAGCCTAAAACTCATTCCCAAATGATCCAATAATAAAATGTTATCGCTAGCTGACCCAATCGGGTCATATGGAGCCCCGAACAAGTTACTCTAATTGGTTCCGAGACAAATCTCACATAAACCAAAGCCGAAGTTTGAACTCGGACCTTGTGAGTAAAATTTAGATGCCTTACCATACAAACCAAAGGATCATTGGCATTAAAAATGAGCCAtggtgtagatatatatatatacaatactaTGGACGTATTGCACTATGTTATATAACTTTAACATATGTGCACCATacatgattatgttatagtaGCAATACTAGTGGATTAAAGTATGACTATTCTATTATAAGGGTTTAATTGTCCTTAATTAAGAACGTTATTTTACGCAACAGAAAAGCAAACACTTTATTCTACTCGTATATTAGTTAGTCAATACAATTAGTCAATTATACTTGGCTTTTCACAAAAAATAGTTTTATGGCACTAAAGTGACAGTGATTTATAGAATAATATCTAATAATTATGAAATATtcatttgctaactagtgcttAGTTGTCTTTGCAATGATATTCATTAATTAACTTGTTCTTCACATGTAGTGACAGAATTCGAGATATATAAACTATCAATAGCTTCGAAAAGTCgttgaaaaattattttataattcaacTATTTGCATATTAAGTACGAAAATGTTTTTGCTATCCCCAGATTCAAGAATATACGATACACATCTAATTAAAGAACAGATCGATTGAAGATTTGTTggtgatagttttttttttacttttatagatAGGTATAGCGTTtactacaaatcatattgcacttgttcacatttttagataagtatgaacaaattaaaaattttgttacactttttagtgtgtagaaatataatgaaaaaaaagtgtgaaaatttctccacacttaaaagtgtgtacaaataaaagttcacactttttagtgtgaactttcataattaatttGTCACACCCTATTTGTCCATGGTAACTAAAAAAGTTACCGTGAATAAatgaggtgtgacaaaataattatgaaagttcacactaaaaagtgtgaacttttatttccacactttttagtgtgtagaaatgtCTATACACTTTTAactcaatatatttttacacactaaaaagcatgacaaaatttttaatttgttcacactcacctaaaagtgtgaacaaatgcaatattatttgtagtggtTGCTAAACCATTACTCCGTATATTAGTATAAGTTTGAGTATATATTAATTGAAGAAGAatttaaaaatggaaaaatgcaagaattacaaaatttatatttataatattaattactaCTGTATATAATATTACCAACGTACTACGTTAGAAAGTAAAATTCTACTTTCTCTGGCGGGCAGCATCGAGtatttacaaaaagaaaaacttgcaAACTTTCAAAGGTTATTTCTTTGTTACAAGATAAAAGTATAAGAATAGTAAGAGCAACGAGTTATTTTACAAGGTAACTTAGCAATTAAAATGAGTTTACATGTTTTAAAGAAAGAACGAAATATTCACTGACAAAGTATATAGCTTAATCATATCCaaagtcatgtatatatataaatgactcattattaattaaatgtttatagggcaaggcttcaccattatacggtgaggtttcttGATGTCGTGTACCGACTGAATATTcgaaaaaattcaaaaaaaaaaaaacagagaaatGATTATAGCatatgtaacaaatacatttttatgGGAAGTAAACAGTTACTCGTACTTtggacataaaaaaaaaatag
It encodes:
- the LOC122608744 gene encoding short-chain dehydrogenase reductase 2a; translated protein: MPAEIMPEKTFQGLHAHGKETSSFFSRRLEGKIAIVTGGAGGIGAATVTLFIKHGAKVVIADINDEFGLALASSLSPLATYVHCDVSIETEVQNLIDSTISRYGRIDILFNNAGVLGNQTKHKSIVNFDVDEFDKVMNVNVKGVALGMKHAARVMIPRGSGCIISTASVASVMGGMGPHTYTASKHAIVGLTKNAACELGKHGIRVNCISPFGVATSMLVNAWRSHDDVEEAEDDLEMRFKLPSEKEIEKTENFVNSLGNLKGTTLKARDIAEAALYLASDESRYVSGHNLVVDGAVTTSRNCVNL